The Toxorhynchites rutilus septentrionalis strain SRP chromosome 1, ASM2978413v1, whole genome shotgun sequence genome contains the following window.
GCAAAATCGATAGAGAATAGTGGTTGTTTTGAGTGTTAAAAAATGGAATCGACAAATataatctttttttatttaaggaTTTAGGCTAGAAaagtcaaataaaaaaaagaaatcccacaaacaaaatatctaccaaaaatgagaatattgaaaatattttaaagaaatttgaaGAAACTTTAGAACCAATGACAATGCCAATGACCAATAACAAGGAAAATGAACGAAGTGAAAAAATTGTCACTTTTTTCCTAAATATATCAAAGAAAAAACTCAGGGCTCAAAATCGGACACTTTTTGTCCGCAGACTGTGCATAGTTGAGTTCCTGGAAATCCATATTCAGGACCGTATCTAAGTGCGAGGTAAAAGATACGAATCTGAAATTTTTcgataagaaataaaaaatacgaggTTTGAGTTAAACCGGAGTAATTTATTTTGGTCTTTTGTTTCTAATCTCTACGCTACAAATAAACTATTAACGGTTTATTTCCAAGGGCTGCCATTTCCTCATTCTGTACATCTGCGCGAAGACCGTATATTTCAAATTGAACGGGCAAAACTGTTTCTTCTGGAACACAAACTTCTCAATCACCGGACAGTTAATGCCGATAGCTCGGCTCAAGGCGGCGAAATCATCCAGATTACTATCGACATAAAACTGCAGCTCCAGTCGCTCCAAACTTGGCAGATTCCCAAACTCATAGACAATTATCTTCGCTTCTCGGTCGATGTAGAGCTTTAGCTCGCGCAGATTTTCCAGAGAATCGAAGAAGGTCTTAATTTCCTGGCACTGATTTTCGAAGCAATCCATTTCGATGAACTCCAGCAAATTTCCGGTGTGAACTCTGAGCAAAGAATATGTACACTGACGCATTGTCAACCGTGCGAGGACGGGTGCGACCAGGGTCAGGTTGCCATTCTCCACCATAACATCCGTCAACGTAAGCTCCTTCAGGCTGGCACACTGAAGTGTACCCGTTCCCCGTATGTGGATGTTCCGAATGTGCATCCGCTCGAGCGCATGCGCCTTTAAGCCACCGATGTTAACTCCATCGTCATAAAAATAGCAAGCCCTGAAACAATCTCTGTAGTCATGCGGGCCCGATATTTCTAGCGACCGCAGATTCGGCATGTTAGCGAATAGCGTGTTCCAATCTCGATGGTCATTGTCGACGATTTGGCGAATCACCAATCGCTCCAGGAGCGGCCGTTCGAGACCAAAGAAGGTCTCCCAAGTGAGGCCTTTCAAATCGATCTCCAAGTGTCTCAGTTTTGAACAAGCCTCCAACTCAACCAGTGGAaattcgcatttataaaatttcTCTTGCCCCTTTAGAACAATGATGGCTTCCTCCAGGTTCGGAGCTACCAGATGAATCGCCGTTTCGTTTGCTGTGTTCATTCCCTGCAGCTGGATACAGTGGAACCGTTTAAGGTTCTCGAGGACTATCTCTTCCGTGGTTAACTGCATCCACCTGCGTTTCTCCTTCAGGAACTCCAACTTCAACTCCACTACGGAGCCGAACGAGATCGATTGCATTCCGCGTTGAATCGGTTCGGGCTCTCCGATCAACCAGAGATACTGTATGTCCTCTTGGTGAGCAACCTCCGCCAGACATTCGATGACGCCATCACCGCTCTCTACACGCAGGTCTGCCTTGAACTGGCGATAGCGTCTGCTACTATGCTCCAGCATATTCCTAATGTCGCCAGCATTGTGCGAGTgaatttttagaataaaatcTCGTCTTAACACCGCGACGGTGGAAAAAGCTTCGTTCCAACTCCGGCACACCTCTGAGCACCGCAGTCGATCTTGCGGCTCTAGCTGCTTGAAAAGGTATACTAGTGCATCTAGCGAGAGCTGATTGAAAGCCATTGAGAGCACGTTTAAAATGTAGATTTTGAAGAGAATTTTTATGAGACTCCGCGATGTGTACACTATTGCTTTTTACAGTTGACTGATTACATTCAGTGTTACATCGCTATTTATATTTGTGgtactgtgaaaagtctgtacCTGGAGTCAAGAGGGTAGCTAGATACGATTCTTATTGCTACCGTTCATAATGCTTGTAATTACGTAATGAATGTTGTCGGTACCATATTTACAGGTAGCAGTGATCCCTGAACAGATCATCTACGTATCTACGGGAACTGTGCTTAACATCTATTTaactaaatttaaatttagaatCAAAAACATGGAACAAATGATCGTTTGTACATATTGGAGGTTGCATCTGAATAAGAGATATAAATGGTCATCCATTAGCGACAGTTTTGTGTCTTTGTGTGACGAGTAGTGGAAAATTGGGTCCAACGGATCGATCGCTGTAAACGGGCCCGTGGTGGTCATATGACCAAAATTGAATGCACAAAaacaatcgcacaaaaaaaattcgcacaaaaacaggttttactgtacattTTTCAGATGTAAAATTGAGCATTTTTTTATcgtgcggttaaaatgatcacatggtggtggtaaaatgaacaattacacatatcatgctaaatgggatagatttatgcgttgttcctcatctaaatttgtttaaatcattattgaaatagtaaatacatgtatgaatCAAGCTGAGCTTATTCTTATACAAAATACCTGTTCACCTCTCATTGAATATGTaaacagttgtccaaactgatgatttgtcgaagatatcaggaCGAATAATTTAAATGTCACGGGAAAGtccttaaatacgatgcgcacaaaattaCGTCAAAATGGTTACcgtgagagaaatttctgttttatttattattttttatatttgacaGTTGAAGGATtcaaccttcaagtgtagaaagcactggttatttcgtgatccatccgtaacagacggaacgcgaaacacgagaaatctcgtgagcggtcagCAAAGTGTTAATAACGTGAACTAATCCTAAAATGATCTTACTTTTATCACTCCTTCGGTGTCGCATCGAAAGTTGAAATCGCCAAAGACAAAGTACGGCACAGGTTTATTCACGGTATCCTTATGAAATCTAGTGTTTGGGATGGAATAAGAAATACAATAATCGAGATCCACAAGGGTCGCAACCGAGTGATCGATCCCCTCACCTCTCTAGCGTGTGCACAAGCGCCCGCCGCCGACTCTTGCAGTACACCGATGGGTACTCCTCGCAGGCGGCCAAATTGGAAGCGTCGTGAAACAGATGGATATTGACCAGATCGAAGATCGTCCCATTCAGGGACCAGCGTGTCCGCAGGAAGCCTTTACGTGACCATTTGCACTGCAGGTGGATGGAACATAAGGGTGTTAGATCACACACGCACAGACATCACGAACTTCTCAACGTACCTCCGGGAAGAACTGCTGTGGGAATTTTGCCTTCTCCTTGGTGGCAACCGACTCGATGTTGCCGGTGTGTATGTTTTTGCCCTCGATCAGGTCCCACTCATGTGTCAGGAAGTTCCACATCTGCAAGTTCTCGATTGTGCGATGTGCAAAGTACAGATTGCCCAGTgcctgccaaaaaaaaaacaaaaaatgagaaGAATTGGGTCAGCCGGGTGTGTTAAGACACAAAATAATCTTCCCACCGCGATAATTGAAAACGATACAACACAAATGATTGTTGGAGTATCAGCGTTTCACAACAATCTAAATGATCGCATCATTCAGTCCGGACCCGTAGTGTTTATAATGTTAACGGCCACGCTCGATTGCGAATCAGATTAAACATCTATCCTCTCCGAATGGCGGCGCTAACACAGATGAGTGTATTTATATACTATATTGTTTTGGATGTTCTATCGGGGATAATGTTGTGGTTTGATTGCTACACCTCGAACGTGCCGTTACGCCATCCGGTGTCTGATAATGGTGAATAAATCTTGCGCGTCCGTCCGAGTGAACTCTCTCTCTCCATTGGGGTGGTCCGATTCTCAGCACGGATAGGTAATTGATAAATTTCGATTCctcatttcaaacaaaaaaattgttttgattccCCAGCGCTAAATTTATTTATGGCAACGCACGTGGAAGCGTAATAtggatggatttttttccttctgTTTCTTACCTAACCATTTGACGTCAGTGGCTCTTCCGCAAATGGGATTAGACAACGGTGGGATAATTAACACAACCGCGAAAGTGCAtatgcttttttttgtttccttcaTTCTGCACAAGTCAAGGAACTGCTGGAAAATACCGAGGCATCCACACAATGCTACCAATTATTCTTCCCTCCGTAACATTCGCTCTGGACGTGTTCTTACATTCTAATTCAGTTTCCgtaaagtaaataaacatcatCTCTGGAGAGGTAATCTTTTAAGAATCGATACGCTGTTTGTCTGCTATGGTGTGTAAGGCGAAGAAGCATGACTGGCTTAGGAAAGTAGAATATAAAGATACCACCAGCGGCGGAGTATCCGATCAATTTGAATATCAAATTGGCATCTTCATCCCCAACGTTAAATAATGGGAATTGGAATTCGGTCCACAATATCGCGTCATACAACACGCGCCAATATAATAGCAGAGAATCCATACAAAGCTCACGGTGACGACGAGCAATGATAGTAGCACTCTTTGTGGCCACCGATTGCTGACGACATTCGAGCGAGATACGCTAGCCTGGCAAGCGTCATCAGTCGACACGCTCCAATATGCACTCGTCGTCCGGATCCCGCGCTCGATTTGGATTTGGAGCGACTCCGCGTTATTGTTTACATTGTTGGGAAACTCTCCATTTTCCAATTTCGTTTTGTTAGGCACATGCCTAgggcattaccgtgccaaaatttcaataaccggttattcggtaatgaaaatttcattaccggtaaaaccggtagaaaacatactttaaaataaacaaacCTTTTGTATGTTTTTGATACTTAGTTTGTTGCTTACAGTGGTACTTTaggacacagagaatgttaGTTTTGTCGTCTTCTATCAGATCTCATTAGGAAAACGCCCATTCAGAGTCCAATtatgttgggcgtacagtacgaagagcatcgaataccattgtcatgtattttcctctgatgccctctgtacgaaaactctccgatggttttcatcaatccgtttatagacgtaGAGCTTGGCCTGGACGTTGATACCTTCGAttgttgcaatcgtcgttcaagtttttccttgaggctcaaatgtttcgcatcgtccagtggattttctcctcctgttgtcctgctactgaatcaatatcatcatcgtcaaatttgatcaagtcaggaacaatttcaaatgcctgcttgatcaatgcagtccgtgGCGTTTGACACCAAAGTCATCACTAATTGTGTCACGACCACGTgtagaatgattattcatatacgagaacaaatctgcatatacgaaacgtctttctgcaatccttccaatcagGGCTTCAAACAGCTGCTTCCAAATTTCTGATGattgctccgatagctgttctagcataaattgtcACCGGACATCAGCATCATAAAGGGTGCGTTTCTTCCgcaatagcagttcaacagcgaccaggACTGGTTCGAAGGCTTCAATCAATTCCTTTATCAGCAATTCCaattcgtcctaaaaatgcaaattttaaaaacttgtttttttgattccaatgaaagtgtgtattccgttcgggttggaggaaatatgagtttttcacagcaattgggaattttttgactcaagcgtaacttttggaaagggcgtatcgattttagtaagaggaatctttgataatttatatctcaaaaactatgagtcgtaccgaaatagtgtcttagaaagagttatagagtattggatggttgaatatgaaaaaatgtacactgagaaaaaagattagtactctttttttatttacaaaaagaaaatttgcaatatccaaaatacatatttaatttttttttaattttttcatacaaaaaaagaagtcatgtagaaaattttaaaaatgagcccaagatggtaaaactatttttgacgaactttgtggagtatcgaatttttaggaattttcgaaacttcgagtttttgtatgttggcagtcatttttaatcacaaattatgaatcctgatgttatttaaaacaaaaagagttaagaatgattgttaacatacaaaaattagaagaagaagtccacaaagttcgtcaaaaatagttttaccatcttgggcccattttttaaattttctgcatgacttctattttgtatgaaaaaaattaaaaaaaaaattaaaaatatgaattttggatattgcaaattgaatttttattttgtaaataaaaaaaaagtgtactaattttttttctcagtgtacattttttcatattgaaccatcaatactctataactctttctaagacactatttcggtacgactcatagtttttgagatataaattatcaaagatttctcttactcaaatcgatacgcccttttcaaaagttacgcttgagtcaaaaaaatcccaattgctgtggaaaactcatatttcctctaacccgaacggaatacacactttcattcgaatcaaaaatactcatgttttctcatttgtcgatttcatttggaattgctgttatcactgtcagttcttcatcgctgaagcttatcttatgtttcgttttcagatcgagcagcgatttttgaactgaagttctgaggtcgtagaatcggcgcaacactgccagttgttcttttcgatcttatttgattctcgagtaatatttcaaagcggtaTGAAAGCATATAatatttatggtgtaaaaataaaaattaccgaaattaccggttatttaCAATCATTTACAATCAATTACCGATAACTTGATAATGGAAAATAACTcagtattaccggtaaaaccggtcaACAATCCCTACACCTGCCGCCTAGTCCATTGTCGCTTTGATTTCTATTTTTGACGTTTAGGTAGAGTGTTTTTTCAATGAACTCCTCCGACGAATAGCATGctcgaaaaagaacctgaaactattgggAACCACAGCACAGCCCCTAAGAagaatggttgtaatagctgttatccatggttattatacaGAGGAATTTTCcctgtgaccttctcaggttgaaaaatatatcgtcTATTCGAGGAAtactaaccctttgcggtcagaATTAAACCTTTCACGTACAAACATCGAGTCTCACCCGATTtgaaatgattgtgccaaaacgtacaacatCTATTCTCTCTCGTGGTGCGCTTGCAACGCAGGAGGCACAGAGACGCTCAGCAGAGAAGcgaaattactcgatg
Protein-coding sequences here:
- the LOC129765625 gene encoding uncharacterized protein LOC129765625 translates to MAFNQLSLDALVYLFKQLEPQDRLRCSEVCRSWNEAFSTVAVLRRDFILKIHSHNAGDIRNMLEHSSRRYRQFKADLRVESGDGVIECLAEVAHQEDIQYLWLIGEPEPIQRGMQSISFGSVVELKLEFLKEKRRWMQLTTEEIVLENLKRFHCIQLQGMNTANETAIHLVAPNLEEAIIVLKGQEKFYKCEFPLVELEACSKLRHLEIDLKGLTWETFFGLERPLLERLVIRQIVDNDHRDWNTLFANMPNLRSLEISGPHDYRDCFRACYFYDDGVNIGGLKAHALERMHIRNIHIRGTGTLQCASLKELTLTDVMVENGNLTLVAPVLARLTMRQCTYSLLRVHTGNLLEFIEMDCFENQCQEIKTFFDSLENLRELKLYIDREAKIIVYEFGNLPSLERLELQFYVDSNLDDFAALSRAIGINCPVIEKFVFQKKQFCPFNLKYTVFAQMYRMRKWQPLEINR